A segment of the Pirellulales bacterium genome:
AATCGCAGAAATATGTGTACGTGGCCAATGCCGACAATATGGTCGAATACCGTCCTATTAAAGTGGGTGAAGTGCAACCCGATAATCTGCAAGTGGCCATGCCGGAACAGATCGTGAGCGACGCCAACGGCATTCGCATAGCCAAGCCCGACGAAAAGGGAGCCGAGCCCAGCTTGGCGGCCGGCGACCGCATTATCATCGGCGGCCTGCAGCGCATCCACCCCGGGATGAAAGTGGAAATTCAACCTTCGGCACAGTAGTAATTTTCACGCACTGACCGTCCAAGCACATCGCCTAAGCACCTGGTCTGAAAGCCCCGCTCATGTTTGCCAAATTCTTCATCGAACGCCCGATTTTTGCCTGGGTGATTTCGATTGTCATTTTGCTGTTGGGCGGTGTGGCGGTCATTTCGCTGCCGGTGGCGCAATATCCCAACATTACACCCCCCAGCGTGCAGGTGACGGCCAGCTATCCCGGCGCCAACGCTCAAGTGGTGGCCGACAGCGTGGCCGCGCCCATCGAACA
Coding sequences within it:
- a CDS encoding efflux RND transporter permease subunit — its product is MFAKFFIERPIFAWVISIVILLLGGVAVISLPVAQYPNITPPSVQVTASYPGANAQVVADSVAAPIE